The Prochlorococcus marinus XMU1404 region GAATTTGTCATTAGTACGATAGCCAGTACAGACAAAGCTAAAGGGATTTCATAACTTATTGATTGAGCGGCTGCTCTTAATCCTCCTAATAATGAATATTTATTATTTGAGGCATATCCGCTCATAAGAAGTCCAATTGGCTGGATACTGCTTAAAGCGATCCATAGGAAAATTCCAATACCAACGTTACTTATTAAAAGATTTTGTCCAAAAGGAACAATTAACCAAGAGAGAATTACTGGGACAAGAACTAATATAGGTCCTGCAGTAAAGAGAATTCCATCAGCTTTAGCAGGAATAATATCCTCTTTAACAAGTAACTTAAGACCATCTGCAATTGGTTGGAGGACGCCTAGCGCTCCTGCATATTCGGGCCCTATTCTTTGTTGAGCAGCAGCAGATATTTTTCTTTCAAGCCAAACTGTTACTAAAACTCCAACAACTGCTGATACTAAAACCAAAAGCATAGGTAGAGGTAGCCAAATAATATGAGCGATTTCACTAGAAAGGCCAAAACCTTTTAAGAATTCATTAAAGCTATATTCGAGATCTAATCCGTATTCCAAAATTTTTATGTTATTTACTTAATACATTAACTCTTCACAAACAATATGTGTGTTTTTTATGAAAAGCTGCAAATATTATTCTCTATTTTCAAGGCTGATCCATTCTCTTGGCGCTGAACCAGTATATATTTGTGATGGTCTAAAAATTCTATTTGCTCCAAGTTGCTCTCTCCAATGAGCCAACCAACCAGCAACTCTGGAGATGGCAAAAATCGGAGTAAATAAATCACGAGGAATACCAAGTTTCCGATAAACAAGACCAGAATAAAAGTCGACATTAGGGAATATACCCTTGGGGCCAAGTCTTGGTATTGCTTCTGATTCCAATGATTTAGCAACTTCATACATTTCATCTGCTCCAAATCTTATAAAAAGTTCTTCTGCCAGTTTTTGAAGAATAATTGCTCTTGGATCTTTGACTTTGTATTCTCTATGACCGAAGCCCATGATCTTACTTTTATTTTTTATCGCGTTATCCAAAAAAGAACCCGCATTTTCTGGATTTTTGATTTCTTCTAACATTGCAATTACATCTTCATTAGCTCCTCCATGAAGCGGGCCAGCTAATGTTCCTACTGCAGATGCGATGACAGCATATGGGTCTGTAAGAGTGCTTGCAGTCACTCTAGCGCTAAATGTACTGGCGTTTAAACTATGTTCTGCATGCAGAATTAAACACCTATCAAAAACTTTTGCAGCTATAGGATCTTGTTCTTTTTCAGTAAGCATGTAAAGAAAATTTGATGAGTACGTTAAATCATCTCGAGGTTGAATAGGATCTTGTCCCTTTCTAATAAGTTGAAAGGCAGCAATCATAGTTGGTATTTTTGCTATTAGTCTTATTACTGCGTTGTAGATGTAATTAGGATCATCTATTGCTCTACGTGAATAGAAAAGTCCCAAAGAAGCTGCACTAGATTGAAGAGCATCCATAGGATGACCTGTAGCTGGGAAACATTTCATCATATCTCTGACTCTAAAACTTAATCTTCGATGCATCTGAACTTCTTGTTCAAAATCTCTTAGTTGAATGGCTGTGGGCAATTCACCCCAAATCAATAGGTAAGCAGTTTCTAAAAAACTGCTTTTTTTGGATAGTTCCTCAATGGAGTAGCCTCTGTACAATAATTTACCTTTGTTGCCGTCAATATCACAGATAGATGAATTAGTTACTGGGACACCTTCTAATCCTGGTTTTAAAATTAGTTTGTTGCTATCCAATTGCTTAATTCAATATCAAATACTTATAGATTAAAGATAGTCAAATAATTTTTAATTAACCACAACTTATTAACTTCACGAAAATCTAAATTGATTGTCTTTGAAGCTTGTTTTGATAACCATATTAAAGTACTTTGAATCTTCTTTCTGTATAAAGAATTGGATTTTTTTCAGGAATAGATTGCTTTATGATTTCTAGAGATTCTTCATTTGATATTTTTAAAAAATTTCTAACAAGAAAATTAAGATCTTCCAAATCGGAAAAATATTCAATTTTGTTGGAATTTCCATCTTTGATATGAACTGTTGCATAAAGGAAAGCGGATTTATCTTTATTATTTTTTAGGTTAAAAAATTTTTTTGAGATTGTTTCTAGTTTTTTACTATCAATTAAATGATTACTTATGATTTGTAAACCTCCTGATTCTATTGAAAAAATATTTTCATAAGTTAATTTTTTTATAACATCGTCTTTTTCCTCAAGAATATCTTTGGAATATATTGAGTAAATATCTTCATTTTGTTTCAAAGTATATTCGTTGAAATCTTTTAGTTTTTGAAAAACACTTAAATCAAATTGATCTTCAGTATTTTTTTCAAATGTAATAAGCCAATCTTTTTTAGAATTGAGAATTAAAATGTTTTGATTTGCATTTTGATTAAACTCTCCAAAAAAACTTTGTTCAAAATCATTTATTAAAGGTTTTAGATATTTGTCAAAATTTTTTATATCACTAAAAATTAAAACTTCAGGATTATTTTCATTTGTGCTATCTTCATTTATTAGCTTTTTGTAAGCAAGAATATCAAGGTTTTTTTTATTATTGAGTAGATATGATTTTAAGATTATATATTTATTTTTTAAGTCAAATGTTGTAGCTACAACATCCTCATTTTTCTGAGTAAAAATTTCTTTATTAAAAAATATACTTTCTCCAAAATTTTTTGTAAAAAGTATATTTTTTTGGTGTTTTAGTCCAGAAAGCTCACTCTCATATTCAAATTTTTTTTCTTTGAAATCATTACTTTGGTTAATACTATTTTTGATTAATTTTTTATCTGATGAAGCAATAATATAGTTATCCTTGGTCCGATATATAAAGTTAATTAAATTTAGTTTATTTTCTCTATTCACTGAAATTATCTGATCAATCTGATCAATTTTATTAGGTAAATTTAATAAATCATCTATTGTTTTTTCTGGCTTAATTTTAAAAACAATCAAAATATCATCTTTAAGGTTTTTATTATTCTCAAAAGTTGAGATTATAATTTCATTATTATAGATATCTTCTAATTTATTGTTGCCTAGATCTATACCTAAGTAATTTAATATAGAATCTTTTATTAAAAAAAAGTTATCTTGATTTCTTTGATTTTTATCTTTTTCATTATTGTTAACAATATTAAAACTATCTAAATTTGAAATAAATAATAATTTATTGTTTTCAGGTATATATTTTAAGATATTGAGTTTCTCAATATTTATACTTTGCTCTTTATTTTTATTAGCAGAAACTTTTTTAAAACCAAAAAAAAGTAATAAAGATAATAATATTATTATTGCTACTAATCTAAGTTTCATTATCAATGTTTATTTTTATTTTTAACAATAAATTTCTTACTGCAACTTAATTTATTAAATTGTAAATAACATATAATTTATCCTCTCAATTGGAAAATTATCCAAAATCTATAAATGCCTCCAGTCTCAGTGATTGGTTTAATTCTAAGAAAGAAGATCCAGTTTTGATTGATGTAAGAGAACAGTCAGAACTGGAAATAGCTCGTTTCTCAAAAGAATTTTTACATTTACCAATTAGTAAAGTCACATCGGAATACGTTGAAGAAATATTTTCTGGTTTATTAGACAGAGAAATTGTTGTTACCTGTCATGCAGGAATAAGAAGTTATAATTTTTGTCAATGGTGCTTAGATAATAATATTGTGAGCGAAATATGGAATTTGGAGGAGGGTATTGATGGATGGAGTAGATATATTGATCCATCAATTCCAAGGTATTGATTAAATATCTAATGAAGATGCAACAGTATTAACATCTTTGTCACCTCTTCCAGAGCAGTTGATAACTATATGAGTATCTTTTTCAAGAGTAGGACATAATTTATCCAACCAAGCAAAAGCATGGGAAGTTTCGAGTGCCGGAATTATTCCTTCAAGTTCACTAACAAGTCTTAAAGCATCTAAAGCCTCTTGATCTGTGACTGATCCATATTCTGCTCTCCCTATATCTTTTAAATGGCTATGTTCAGGTCCTACTCCTGGGTAATCTAAACCTGCACTTATTGAGTGAGCCTCTTGAACTTGACCATTATCATCTTGCAAAAGAAGACTCATTGATCCATGCAAAATTCCAATTGACCCTTTAGTGATAGTAGCAGCATGTTTGTCAGTATCAACTCCGCTTCCTGCGGCTTCAACTCCAATAAGTCGTACAGAATTTTCTTTAACGAAAGGGTGGAAAAGACCCATTGCATTTGATCCCCCACCTACACAAGCAAGTAAAATATCGGGTAAAGATCCAAATGATTCCAGACATTGTTTTTTAGTTTCTTCTCCTATAACTGCATGAAAATCTCTCACAATCTTTGGGAAAGGGTGTGGACCTGCAACAGATCCTAAAATGTAGTGTGTGGTTTCGACATTAGAAACCCAATCTCTAATTGCTTCACTAGTAGCATCCTTAAGTGTTGCAGTTCCTGAATTTACAATTTTAACTTCAGCTCCTAGAAGTTTCATTCTGAAGACGTTGAGGGATTGCCTTTTTATGTCTTCAGCACCCATATAAATAATACATTTTAAGCCAAATCTCGCACAAACAGTAGCCGTAGCAACTCCATGCTGACCTGCTCCGGTTTCTGCAATTATTCTTTTTTTGCCCATTCTTATTGCTAATAAAGCTTGTCCAAGGGCATTATTAA contains the following coding sequences:
- the nuoH gene encoding NADH-quinone oxidoreductase subunit NuoH, translated to MEYGLDLEYSFNEFLKGFGLSSEIAHIIWLPLPMLLVLVSAVVGVLVTVWLERKISAAAQQRIGPEYAGALGVLQPIADGLKLLVKEDIIPAKADGILFTAGPILVLVPVILSWLIVPFGQNLLISNVGIGIFLWIALSSIQPIGLLMSGYASNNKYSLLGGLRAAAQSISYEIPLALSVLAIVLMTNSLSTIDIVNQQSSTGILSWNIWRQPVGFIVFWICALAECERLPFDLPEAEEELVAGYQTEYAGMKFALFYLGSYINLILSALLVSILYLGGWGFPIPVELIAKFLNLPINAPLIQVFTASIGIVMTVLKAYLLVFIAILLRWTTPRVRIDQLLDLGWKFLLPISLANLLITAGLKLAFPQFFGG
- a CDS encoding citrate synthase; this translates as MDSNKLILKPGLEGVPVTNSSICDIDGNKGKLLYRGYSIEELSKKSSFLETAYLLIWGELPTAIQLRDFEQEVQMHRRLSFRVRDMMKCFPATGHPMDALQSSAASLGLFYSRRAIDDPNYIYNAVIRLIAKIPTMIAAFQLIRKGQDPIQPRDDLTYSSNFLYMLTEKEQDPIAAKVFDRCLILHAEHSLNASTFSARVTASTLTDPYAVIASAVGTLAGPLHGGANEDVIAMLEEIKNPENAGSFLDNAIKNKSKIMGFGHREYKVKDPRAIILQKLAEELFIRFGADEMYEVAKSLESEAIPRLGPKGIFPNVDFYSGLVYRKLGIPRDLFTPIFAISRVAGWLAHWREQLGANRIFRPSQIYTGSAPREWISLENRE
- a CDS encoding rhodanese-like domain-containing protein, whose protein sequence is MENYPKSINASSLSDWFNSKKEDPVLIDVREQSELEIARFSKEFLHLPISKVTSEYVEEIFSGLLDREIVVTCHAGIRSYNFCQWCLDNNIVSEIWNLEEGIDGWSRYIDPSIPRY
- the trpB gene encoding tryptophan synthase subunit beta, producing MVSTFSRKDQNYRNDDLNQPSKEGRFGKYGGQYVPETLMPALFELETAASNAWKDKLFVKELNHLLKTYVGRETPLYEAKRLTEHYKTKKAIPRIWLKREDLNHTGAHKINNALGQALLAIRMGKKRIIAETGAGQHGVATATVCARFGLKCIIYMGAEDIKRQSLNVFRMKLLGAEVKIVNSGTATLKDATSEAIRDWVSNVETTHYILGSVAGPHPFPKIVRDFHAVIGEETKKQCLESFGSLPDILLACVGGGSNAMGLFHPFVKENSVRLIGVEAAGSGVDTDKHAATITKGSIGILHGSMSLLLQDDNGQVQEAHSISAGLDYPGVGPEHSHLKDIGRAEYGSVTDQEALDALRLVSELEGIIPALETSHAFAWLDKLCPTLEKDTHIVINCSGRGDKDVNTVASSLDI